One window from the genome of Elaeis guineensis isolate ETL-2024a chromosome 5, EG11, whole genome shotgun sequence encodes:
- the LOC105044796 gene encoding CBL-interacting protein kinase 18: MATENKGSVLMQRYELGRLLGQGTFAKVYYARNIRTSQSVAIKVIDKEKVLKVGLIDQIKREISVMRLVRHPNVVQLYEVMATKSKIYFVMEYVKGGELFNKVSKGKLKEDVARKYFQQLIGAVDFCHSRGVYHRDLKPENLLLDDNGDLKVSDFGLSALAESTRQDGLLHTTCGTPAYVAPEVINRKGYDGAKSDIWSCGVILFVLMAGYLPFQDPNLMEMYRKIGKAEFKCPSWFPSDVRRLLLRILDPNPSTRISIAKIMENPWFRKGLDHDRLLKNETETKEIVPVDVHAAFNPSDNSTVEGKQEMGKLANLNAFDIISLSAGFDLSGLFEETDHRREARFTSSKPASTIISKLEDMAKRLRLKIKKKDHGVLKMEGSRAGRKGVLAIDAEIFEITPSFHLVEIKKTNGNTLEYQKLLKEDIRPALKDIVWAWQGDKEQQQEQQ; the protein is encoded by the coding sequence ATGGCAACTGAAAATAAAGGGAGTGTTTTGATGCAAAGGTATGAGCTTGGTAGATTGCTAGGGCAAGGAACCTTTGCCAAGGTATACTATGCTAGGAATATTAGGACTTCCCAGAGTGTAGCTATAAAGGTGATCGACAAAGAGAAGGTCTTGAAGGTTGGACTTATAGaccagatcaaacgagagatctcAGTGATGAGATTGGTGAGACACCCAAATGTTGTGCAGCTTTATGAGGTCATGGCTACCAAATCTAAGATATACTTTGTGATGGAATATGTGAAAGGTGGTGAACTATTTAACAAGGTGTCCAAAGGCAAGCTCAAGGAAGATGTTGCACGGAAATATTTTCAACAACTGATCGGTGCTGTTGACTTCTGCCATAGCAGAGGGGTTTACCACCGTGATCTGAAACCTGAAAACCTTCTCCTGGATGATAATGGAGATTTGAAGGTCTCAGATTTTGGTTTGAGTGCTCTTGCTGAGTCTACGAGGCAGGATGGCTTGCTGCACACAACTTGCGGTACTCCAGCATATGTTGCTCCCGAAGTGATCAACAGAAAGGGATATGATGGTGCCAAATCTGACATCTGGTCTTGTGGAGTAATATTGTTTGTGCTTATGGCTGGCTATCTCCCTTTCCAGGACCCAAATCTGATGGAGATGTATAGAAAAATCGGAAAAGCAGAGTTTAAATGCCCCAGTTGGTTCCCTTCAGATGTTCGAAGGCTCCTGTTAAGGATTCTAGACCCAAACCCAAGTACAAGGATCTCAATTGCAAAGATTATGGAAAATCCTTGGTTTAGAAAGGGACTTGATCATGACAGACTATTGAAAAATGAAACAGAAACAAAAGAAATTGTCCCTGTTGATGTCCATGCAGCTTTTAATCCCTCTGACAATAGCACCGTCGAGGGAAAGCAGGAGATGGGGAAACTCGCAAACTTGAATGCTTTTGACATCATCTCTCTTTCAGCAGGATTTGATCTTTCAGGTTTGTTTGAGGAGACTGACCACAGAAGAGAGGCACGGTTCACCTCCAGCAAGCCAGCTTCCACTATTATCTCAAAACTGGAGGACATGGCCAAGCGCTTGAGGTtgaaaataaagaagaaggaTCACGGAGTGCTGAAAATGGAAGGatcaagagcaggaagaaagGGGGTCTTGGCCATCGACGCTGAGATCTTTGAGATCACTCCTTCCTTTCATTTGGTGGAAATAAAGAAGACAAATGGGAATACCTTGGAGTACCAGAAGCTGTTGAAAGAAGACATTAGGCCAGCCCTTAAGGACATTGTTTGGGCGTGGCAAGGTGATAAGGAGCAGCAGCAggagcagcagtag